The following coding sequences lie in one Hoplias malabaricus isolate fHopMal1 chromosome 14, fHopMal1.hap1, whole genome shotgun sequence genomic window:
- the si:ch211-156j16.1 gene encoding uncharacterized protein si:ch211-156j16.1, with product MKFKLLLLLLALAGPFCPITHASTLVTSTTQPDVTTATDFTTANEATEPRTEQDVTATPEKFETHVPNFTETTVENVADTTLALSTASIPETELTTEHTEKASVTDTQPQTTKITRMETTVQEHMVDVAQDGGEEPTKAVEVDDSGLEKGHVVGIVIGALVAVAIIIAVIVVVIRRMGQYSP from the exons ATGAAGTTCAAGCTGCTCTTGCTGCTGTTGGCCTTGGCGGGGCCATTCTGTCCCATCACACATGCAA GCACTCTGGTGACGTCCACGACACAGCCGGATGTTACAACAGCTACAGATTTTACAACAGCTAATGAAGCTACAGAGCCAAGGACGGAGCAGGACGTCACTGCAACTCCAGAGAAATTTGAAACACATGTACCAAATTTCACTGAAACTACTGTGGAAAATGTTGCAGATACTACACTTGCATTGTCAACGGCTTCAATTCCTGAGACAGAATTAACAACTGAACACACTGAGAAAGCTTCTGTCACAGATACTCAACCTCAGACCACTAAGATAACACGTATGGAGACaacagtccaagaacacatgGTAGATGTAGCTCAAGATGGTGGTGAAGAGCCCACAAAGGCGGTAGAAGTGGATGATTCAG GTTTGGAGAAAGGCCATGTTGTGGGCATTGTGATTGGTGCACTGGTGGCTGTGGCCATTATCATCGCAGTGATAGTGGTTGTGATCCGGAGGATGGGCCAATACTC CCCCTGA